The proteins below come from a single Papaver somniferum cultivar HN1 chromosome 11, ASM357369v1, whole genome shotgun sequence genomic window:
- the LOC113325414 gene encoding uncharacterized protein LOC113325414 — translation MSFFRDPELYFVWGRTMGLKFFIFRVQKKVGCPLVQQDFFRNDKFVNCQGLVIDWFQINHSTFTYSWSHELLNLPSYGIHALISPRENESAAQLAACINERDRERAEKQALEKRLSDLQEQSNREKQALEKRLSDLREELNREKQAHEKQVLDLTSKLEECCGGAKGGSVDKEHWMTSHSISSNLVPFEELDVITFPKNTPLTITKAPTTPVIGEDYSTNVKVNRFYRGVFPIVIVNVEELVPDKENARFSPDIWGLFQNAGTSYAARKPFESEM, via the exons ATGTCGTTTTTTAGGGATCCTGAGTTATATTTCGTATGGGGACGCACCATGGGTTTGAAGTTTTTCATATTCAGGGTTCAGAAAAAAGTCGGTTGCCCTCTTGTGCAACAAGATTTTTTCAG AAATGACAAGTTTGTAAACTGTCAAGGTCTTGTCATCGACTGGTTTCAAATTAATCACAGCACCTTCACTTATTCCTGGTCACATGAGTTGCTTAATTTACCCAGCTATGGTATACATGCTCTTATTAGTCCACGGGAAAACGAATCTGCTGCACAGTTGGCTGCGTGTATAAATGAACGAGATCGAGAAAGGGCTGAGAAACAAGCTCTTGAAAAAAGATTGTCAGATCTACAGGAGCAGTCAAACCGGGAGAAGCAAGCTCTTGAGAAAAGACTATCGGATCTACGTGAGGAATTGAACCGGGAGAAACAAGCTCACGAGAAACAAGTTCTTGATTtgacatcaaagcttgaagagtGTTGTGGTGGTGCTAAAGGTGGATCGGTCGATAAGGAACATTGGATGACTAGCCATTCAATATCCAGTAACTTGGTTCCTTTCGAGGAACTTGATGTTATAACATTCCCAAAAAATACTCCGCTGACTATCACAAAGGCCCCAACCACGCCGGTGATCGGTGAAGACTATTCAACCAATGTTAAGGTAAACCGTTTCTACAGAGGGGTGTTTCCGATAGTGATTGTGAACGTTGAAGAGCTGGTTCCGGATAAAGAAAACGCAAGGTTCAGTCCAGATATTTGGGGTTTGTTTCAGAATGCCGGAACTTCTTATGCAGCTCGGAAGCCATTTGAGTCGGAGATGTAG
- the LOC113325080 gene encoding geranylgeranyl pyrophosphate synthase, chloroplastic-like, which produces MYQKGNYVNEALEKSITVKKPIKIHEAMRYSLLAGGKRVRHVLCIVACELVGGDELTAMPSACAVEMIHIMSLIHDDLPCLNHGAAAAVEALSQLTHFAGNMDAAERAMAAGVQGRHWNPKNELGVGGGGR; this is translated from the exons ATGTATCAGAAAGGTAATTATGTTAATGAAGCCCTAGAAAAGTCAATTACTGTTAAAAAACCAATTAAAATTCATGAAGCTATGAGATACTCTCTTCTCGCTGGCGGGAAACGGGTTCGTCATGTTCTTTGTATTGTTGCATGTGAATTAGTTGGAGGGGATGAATTGACCGCGATGCCATCTGCTTGTGCTGTTGAAATGATTCATATTATGTCGTTAATTCATGATGATCTTCCAT GTTTGAACCATGGTGCTGCCGCTGCTGTTGAGGCATTATCACAATTGACACACTTTGCTGGTAATATGGATGCAGCTGAGAGAGCAATGGCTGCTGGAGTGCAAGGCAGACATTGGAATCCTAAAAATGAACTAGGAgttggaggaggaggaagatga